The following are encoded together in the Tribolium castaneum strain GA2 chromosome 3, icTriCast1.1, whole genome shotgun sequence genome:
- the LOC103313554 gene encoding uncharacterized protein LOC103313554 isoform X1, with protein sequence MGRHRYRGNVDSDDSDSSDDEPRPKRSAPGVSTTVNSPPVSAESARIARLEQLVENLNRRLLNRNFEHTSGQVGIKSDLIPEFAPGNPNFSTTKWLHKIDQLALVNGWDERTTIYGMISRLKGLAKEWYDNLDPSAYDRSWDEWKRLLQATFPDHHDYASTLRKLVNRVKEDGETWAQYYFGKLNLLQACDITGTNAVSCLIDGITDVTLRNGARAGRYVTPESLYAEYLSTLRSEGDKRDTLAKQAPRERRRFLPSRVEAQKLYSSVRCYNCRNRGHVATKCPKPRIECKKCGRIGHVDAECRRGNVVKENMSKQALTTSVADASNNKNYYIDIKVNGKPTRAYIDSGAEPVLVKQSVARELGLMWQPSLHLIRGYGQGITKVHGEVEVELEVDLVKANVKALIVEDSAQRVPVIVGQTFLNAGANTIIANEEAVRVVDGNNESIQAFLGQLPTRKVALWAEEETVIPPQSIGCIRIKAKDDGWKGAYYVEGCQRPRPGFEHVVHRCVTCDGGLVTVRNLSHQDLVYRKAQIVARAEPCEQERTVTTVSVFSVGKVEVKSFQRWELLTQVNKNLDPAQFEQLLQLVNEFRDCFARNVAEIVYRPYRLSHHERRIVRDIVNDLLGSGVIRESDSPYSSPILLVRKKDGQHRMCVDYRQLNSKTIKDRFPLPRVDEHLDKLNGAKFFTTLDLASGYYQIPMATESIPKTAFVTPDGHYEFVRMPFGLANAPAVFQRAMNKVLGPLRFQTAFCYIDDLLIPSKDFETGLNNLRTVFQLLRQFGLTLKLSKCCFFGSQIEYLGHEISAEGIKPGETKIKAVTAFPKPTDVHKLRQFLGLCGYFRKYVKDYATIANSLTSLLKKGSAFVWEEAQERAFQTLKDILTSRPVLAIYDTEAETELHTDASKVGIGGILLQRQGDGSLRPVMFFSRQTTKEEQRYHSYELETLAVVCSLKHYRVYLLGLQFKVITDCNALRTTLTKRDLIPRIGRWWLLTSEFDFTVEYRPGSKMSHVDALSRNPVLDPSEPSVEVLHINVNDDDWILAVQMKDARCALLKEILEKSPTNAEERAIHKEYKLKDGRVFKQTESGLKWVVPKAVRRQILLAHHDGIGHLSNEKTLASVSKSYWFPSMRRYVHKYISSCLECLYNKEAGGKQPGFLNPIPKNSQPFDTLHMDHLGPFVKSKSHNSYLLAIIDAFTKFVFLRAVPNTKVGPVLSFLASLTGMFGVPKRIIADRGACFSSKKFKTHCTDLNVKLVLTATATPRANGQVERLNRTILSQLAASSREEEKWDDFVSRISWGINSTPNSTTGKSPYELLLGYTPRHANDSILTNVVTEGVHDGDLPRTRADVAQRVEKEQQKQKERYDKRRCAPKRFNAGDLVLVRTTRASNEGKSRKLLPKYSGPYRIQKVLDYDRYVVTDMPGATRSQKRYEGVHSVDKLRHYVVATTSGDETIGDVSDE encoded by the exons ATGGGGCGTCACAGGTACCGAGGAAATGTGGACTCGGACGACTCGGACTCAAGTGACGATGAGCCACGGCCGAAAAGGTCCGCGCCTGGGGTCTCCACTACAGTAAATTCACCCCCAGTTTCGGCCGAGTCCGCTAGAATCGCGAGACTTGAGCAACTTGTGGAAAACTTGAATCGACGTTTGCTAAACCGCAATTTTGAGCACACATCAGGACAAGTTGGCATTAAAAGTGACCTGATTCCTGAATTCGCTCCAGGAAACCCCAATTTTAGTACCACTAAGTGGTTGCATAAAATTGACCAGTTGGCTCTCGTGAACGGTTGGGACGAACGTACAACGATTTACGGCATGATAAGTCGACTCAAGGGGTTGGCCAAGGAGTGGTACGACAATCTCGATCCCTCAGCATACGACCGGAGCTGGGATGAATGGAAACGTTTGTTACAAGCCACCTTCCCCGATCACCACGATTATGCTTCCACACTTCGTAAGCTAGTGAATAGGGTGAAGGAAGATGGTGAAACCTGGGCACAATattattttgggaaattaaATCTGTTGCAGGCTTGTGACATAACAGGAACGAATGCAGTCTCCTGTCTTATTGATGGAATCACTGACGTGACTCTCAGAAATGGGGCTAGAGCAGGGCGTTACGTTACACCCGAAAGCTTGTACGCTGAGTATTTGTCGACTCTGAGATCCGAAGGTGACAAGCGGGATACGCTCGCAAAGCAGGCGCCTCGGGAAAGGAGGAGGTTCCTTCCAAGTCGAGTCGAAGCACAAAAACTGTATTCGTCAGTTCGGTGTTACAATTGTCGTAATCGAGGACATGTTGCGACAAAGTGCCCGAAACCAAGAATTGAGTGCAAGAAATGTGGCCGCATTGGACATGTGGATGCTGAGTGCCGACGTGGTAACgtagtaaaagaaaacatgTCTAAGCAGGCACTAACGACAAGTGTAGCTGACgcaagtaataataagaattattaCATAGACATTAAGGTCAATGGTAAGCCGACGCGAGCTTACATTGACTCAGGAGCTGAACCGGTCCTTGTCAAGCAAAGTGTTGCTAGAGAATTGGGACTGATGTGGCAGCCAAGTTTACATTTGATTCGTGGTTATGGCCAGGGAATCACCAAAGTGCATGGGGAAGTCGAAGTAGAGCTAGAAGTGGATCTTGTCAAGGCAAACGTAAAAGCTTTGATTGTCGAAGACAGTGCACAACGTGTGCCTGTCATAGTGGGACAGACCTTCCTGAATGCGGGTGCTAATACGATTATAGCAAATGAGGAAGCTGTGAGAGTAGTTGACGGAAACAACGAATCGATCCAAGCATTTCTAGGCCAACTTCCGACACGAAAAGTTGCACTTTGGGCGGAAGAGGAAACAGTGATCCCTCCTCAATCCATTGGTTGCATACGAATCAAGGCAAAAGACGATGGGTGGAAAGGAGCTTATTACGTTGAAGGGTGTCAACGTCCGAGACCAGGGTTCGAACACGTTGTTCATCGGTGTGTCACATGTGATGGAGGCCTAGTGACCGTTCGCAATCTATCGCACCAAGATCTGGTATATCGAAAGGCGCAAATCGTTGCGAGAGCTGAGCCTTGCGAGCAGGAAAGGACAGTTACGACGGTGAGTGTGTTTTCTGTGGGGAAGGTTGAGGTAAAGAGTTTTCAACGGTGGGAACTTCTTACACAAGTCAATAAGAATCTAGACCCGGCTCAGTTCGAGCAATTGTTACAACTCGTTAACGAATTTCGAGATTGTTTTGCACGAAATGTAGCGGAAATAG TTTATCGTCCTTATCGGTTATCGCATCACGAAAGAAGAATTGTTCGAGACATAGTAAATGACTTGTTAGGTAGCGGAGTCATACGAGAATCAGACTCGCCATATTCGAGTCCCATACTGTTGGTGCGGAAGAAAGATGGGCAACACCGTATGTGTGTTGACTATCggcaattaaattcgaaaacaatCAAAGATCGCTTTCCGTTACCACGAGTAGACGAACATTTGGATAAACTAAACGGTGCAAAGTTTTTCACCACACTAGATCTCGCGAGTGGGTACTATCAGATCCCAATGGCCACCGAATCGATTCCAAAGACAGCATTTGTTACGCCTGATGGGCATTACGAGTTTGTCCGCATGCCTTTTGGTCTAGCCAACGCTCCGGCAGTGTTTCAGCGAGCTATGAATAAGGTGTTGGGTCCATTACGGTTTCAGACCGCTTTTTGTTACATAGATGATCTTCTGATACCTTCCAAAGACTTTGAAACAGGTCTTAACAATTTACGAACGGTGTTTCAATTGCTTCGACAGTTCGGATTGACTCTAAAGCTGAGTAAATGTTGCTTCTTTGGAAGTCAAATAGAGTATTTAGGGCATGAGATCAGTGCGGAAGGCATTAAGCCAGGcgagacaaaaatcaaagcggtGACAGCTTTTCCCAAACCAACAGACGTACACAAACTTAGGCAATTCTTAGGTTTGTGTGGGTACTTTCGAAAGTACGTGAAAGATTACGCAACAATAGCAAATAGTTTGACGAGTCTCCTAAAGAAAGGCAGTGCATTTGTTTGGGAAGAAGCACAAGAGCGGGCTTTTCAGACTTTAAAAGACATCTTGACGAGCAGACCAGTTCTTGCAATTTACGACACGGAAGCTGAAACGGAGTTACACACTGACGCTTCTAAAGTTGGAATTGGTGGCATTCTGTTGCAACGACAAGGTGATGGATCTTTGCGTCCAGTTATGTTTTTCAGCCGACAGACGACCAAAGAGGAACAAAGGTACCACTCGTACGAGCTAGAAACGCTAGCGGTGGTCTGTTCTCTCAAACATTATCGAGTATACTTGTTGGGGCTTCAATTCAAGGTGATCACAGACTGTAATGCTTTACGAACAACCCTTACCAAGAGAGATTTGATTCCACGAATTGGGAGATGGTGGTTGTTGACTTCTGAGTTCGACTTTACTGTAGAATACAGACCTGGCAGTAAAATGAGTCACGTTGACGCTTTGAGTAGAAATCCGGTATTAGATCCTTCGGAGCCTTCAGTGGAAGTCTTGCATATTAATGTTAACGATGATGATTGGATTTTAGCTGTTCAAATGAAGGATGCGAGATGCGCATTGTTGaaggaaatattggaaaaatcaccgaCGAACGCTGAAGAGCGTGCCATTCACAAAGAGTACAAACTAAAGGATGGTCGAGTATTCAAACAGACTGAGTCAGGATTAAAATGGGTCGTACCAAAAGCGGTAAGACGCCAGATTTTATTAGCACACCACGATGGAATTGGCCATTTATCGAATGAGAAAACTTTGGCATCTGTGTCGAAATCTTATTGGTTTCCTTCAATGCGGAGGTATGttcataaatatatttctagCTGCTTGGAGTGTCTCTACAATAAGGAAGCCGGAGGAAAGCAGCCAGGATTTTTGAATCCCATACCTAAGAATTCGCAACCATTTGACACATTGCACATGGATCATTTGGGACCATTTGTAAAGAGCAAATCAcataattcttatcttttagcTATTATCGATgcatttactaaatttgtctttCTCAGGGCCGTGCCTAATACTAAGGTGGGCcctgttttatcatttttagctTCTCTTACAGGAATGTTTGGTGTACCTAAACGTATAATAGCCGATCGTGGGGCTTGTTTTTCTAGCAAAAAGTTTAAGACACATTGTACCGatttaaacgttaaattaGTACTAACCGCGACTGCCACACCACGGGCTAATGGCCAGGTGGAGCGATTAAATCGTACGATTTTATCTCAGCTTGCTGCTAGCTCGAGAGAAGAAGAGAAATGGGATGACTTTGTGAGTAGAATTAGTTGGGGTATTAATTCTACGCCGAATTCGACTACGGGCAAAAGTCCATACGAATTGTTGTTGGGGTATACACCTCGACATGCTAATGACTCAATCCTCACCAACGTGGTGACAGAGGGTGTTCATGATGGTGATTTGCCACGGACACGAGCAGACGTTGCTCAGCGTGTCGAAAAGGAACAGCAGAAGCAAAAAGAGCGTTATGACAAGCGACGCTGTGCCCCAAAGAGATTTAATGCAGGTGATCTCGTGTTGGTACGCACCACGCGAGCTTCAAACGAGGGCAAAAGTCGGAAGCTGTTACCTAAATATTCGGGACCGTACCGAATTCAGAAAGTGCTCGACTACGATAGGTACGTCGTGACGGACATGCCGGGGGCGACGCGTTCCCAAAAACGATATGAGGGTGTTCACTCAGTGGACAAATTGAGGCATTACGTTGTCGCCACGACGAGTGGAGACGAAACAATAGGCGATGTCAGTGACGAATGA
- the LOC103313554 gene encoding retrovirus-related Pol polyprotein from transposon 17.6 isoform X3, with product MACDITGTNAVSCLIDGITDVTLRNGARAGRYVTPESLYAEYLSTLRSEGDKRDTLAKQAPRERRRFLPSRVEAQKLYSSVRCYNCRNRGHVATKCPKPRIECKKCGRIGHVDAECRRGNVVKENMSKQALTTSVADASNNKNYYIDIKVNGKPTRAYIDSGAEPVLVKQSVARELGLMWQPSLHLIRGYGQGITKVHGEVEVELEVDLVKANVKALIVEDSAQRVPVIVGQTFLNAGANTIIANEEAVRVVDGNNESIQAFLGQLPTRKVALWAEEETVIPPQSIGCIRIKAKDDGWKGAYYVEGCQRPRPGFEHVVHRCVTCDGGLVTVRNLSHQDLVYRKAQIVARAEPCEQERTVTTVSVFSVGKVEVKSFQRWELLTQVNKNLDPAQFEQLLQLVNEFRDCFARNVAEIVYRPYRLSHHERRIVRDIVNDLLGSGVIRESDSPYSSPILLVRKKDGQHRMCVDYRQLNSKTIKDRFPLPRVDEHLDKLNGAKFFTTLDLASGYYQIPMATESIPKTAFVTPDGHYEFVRMPFGLANAPAVFQRAMNKVLGPLRFQTAFCYIDDLLIPSKDFETGLNNLRTVFQLLRQFGLTLKLSKCCFFGSQIEYLGHEISAEGIKPGETKIKAVTAFPKPTDVHKLRQFLGLCGYFRKYVKDYATIANSLTSLLKKGSAFVWEEAQERAFQTLKDILTSRPVLAIYDTEAETELHTDASKVGIGGILLQRQGDGSLRPVMFFSRQTTKEEQRYHSYELETLAVVCSLKHYRVYLLGLQFKVITDCNALRTTLTKRDLIPRIGRWWLLTSEFDFTVEYRPGSKMSHVDALSRNPVLDPSEPSVEVLHINVNDDDWILAVQMKDARCALLKEILEKSPTNAEERAIHKEYKLKDGRVFKQTESGLKWVVPKAVRRQILLAHHDGIGHLSNEKTLASVSKSYWFPSMRRYVHKYISSCLECLYNKEAGGKQPGFLNPIPKNSQPFDTLHMDHLGPFVKSKSHNSYLLAIIDAFTKFVFLRAVPNTKVGPVLSFLASLTGMFGVPKRIIADRGACFSSKKFKTHCTDLNVKLVLTATATPRANGQVERLNRTILSQLAASSREEEKWDDFVSRISWGINSTPNSTTGKSPYELLLGYTPRHANDSILTNVVTEGVHDGDLPRTRADVAQRVEKEQQKQKERYDKRRCAPKRFNAGDLVLVRTTRASNEGKSRKLLPKYSGPYRIQKVLDYDRYVVTDMPGATRSQKRYEGVHSVDKLRHYVVATTSGDETIGDVSDE from the exons ATG GCTTGTGACATAACAGGAACGAATGCAGTCTCCTGTCTTATTGATGGAATCACTGACGTGACTCTCAGAAATGGGGCTAGAGCAGGGCGTTACGTTACACCCGAAAGCTTGTACGCTGAGTATTTGTCGACTCTGAGATCCGAAGGTGACAAGCGGGATACGCTCGCAAAGCAGGCGCCTCGGGAAAGGAGGAGGTTCCTTCCAAGTCGAGTCGAAGCACAAAAACTGTATTCGTCAGTTCGGTGTTACAATTGTCGTAATCGAGGACATGTTGCGACAAAGTGCCCGAAACCAAGAATTGAGTGCAAGAAATGTGGCCGCATTGGACATGTGGATGCTGAGTGCCGACGTGGTAACgtagtaaaagaaaacatgTCTAAGCAGGCACTAACGACAAGTGTAGCTGACgcaagtaataataagaattattaCATAGACATTAAGGTCAATGGTAAGCCGACGCGAGCTTACATTGACTCAGGAGCTGAACCGGTCCTTGTCAAGCAAAGTGTTGCTAGAGAATTGGGACTGATGTGGCAGCCAAGTTTACATTTGATTCGTGGTTATGGCCAGGGAATCACCAAAGTGCATGGGGAAGTCGAAGTAGAGCTAGAAGTGGATCTTGTCAAGGCAAACGTAAAAGCTTTGATTGTCGAAGACAGTGCACAACGTGTGCCTGTCATAGTGGGACAGACCTTCCTGAATGCGGGTGCTAATACGATTATAGCAAATGAGGAAGCTGTGAGAGTAGTTGACGGAAACAACGAATCGATCCAAGCATTTCTAGGCCAACTTCCGACACGAAAAGTTGCACTTTGGGCGGAAGAGGAAACAGTGATCCCTCCTCAATCCATTGGTTGCATACGAATCAAGGCAAAAGACGATGGGTGGAAAGGAGCTTATTACGTTGAAGGGTGTCAACGTCCGAGACCAGGGTTCGAACACGTTGTTCATCGGTGTGTCACATGTGATGGAGGCCTAGTGACCGTTCGCAATCTATCGCACCAAGATCTGGTATATCGAAAGGCGCAAATCGTTGCGAGAGCTGAGCCTTGCGAGCAGGAAAGGACAGTTACGACGGTGAGTGTGTTTTCTGTGGGGAAGGTTGAGGTAAAGAGTTTTCAACGGTGGGAACTTCTTACACAAGTCAATAAGAATCTAGACCCGGCTCAGTTCGAGCAATTGTTACAACTCGTTAACGAATTTCGAGATTGTTTTGCACGAAATGTAGCGGAAATAG TTTATCGTCCTTATCGGTTATCGCATCACGAAAGAAGAATTGTTCGAGACATAGTAAATGACTTGTTAGGTAGCGGAGTCATACGAGAATCAGACTCGCCATATTCGAGTCCCATACTGTTGGTGCGGAAGAAAGATGGGCAACACCGTATGTGTGTTGACTATCggcaattaaattcgaaaacaatCAAAGATCGCTTTCCGTTACCACGAGTAGACGAACATTTGGATAAACTAAACGGTGCAAAGTTTTTCACCACACTAGATCTCGCGAGTGGGTACTATCAGATCCCAATGGCCACCGAATCGATTCCAAAGACAGCATTTGTTACGCCTGATGGGCATTACGAGTTTGTCCGCATGCCTTTTGGTCTAGCCAACGCTCCGGCAGTGTTTCAGCGAGCTATGAATAAGGTGTTGGGTCCATTACGGTTTCAGACCGCTTTTTGTTACATAGATGATCTTCTGATACCTTCCAAAGACTTTGAAACAGGTCTTAACAATTTACGAACGGTGTTTCAATTGCTTCGACAGTTCGGATTGACTCTAAAGCTGAGTAAATGTTGCTTCTTTGGAAGTCAAATAGAGTATTTAGGGCATGAGATCAGTGCGGAAGGCATTAAGCCAGGcgagacaaaaatcaaagcggtGACAGCTTTTCCCAAACCAACAGACGTACACAAACTTAGGCAATTCTTAGGTTTGTGTGGGTACTTTCGAAAGTACGTGAAAGATTACGCAACAATAGCAAATAGTTTGACGAGTCTCCTAAAGAAAGGCAGTGCATTTGTTTGGGAAGAAGCACAAGAGCGGGCTTTTCAGACTTTAAAAGACATCTTGACGAGCAGACCAGTTCTTGCAATTTACGACACGGAAGCTGAAACGGAGTTACACACTGACGCTTCTAAAGTTGGAATTGGTGGCATTCTGTTGCAACGACAAGGTGATGGATCTTTGCGTCCAGTTATGTTTTTCAGCCGACAGACGACCAAAGAGGAACAAAGGTACCACTCGTACGAGCTAGAAACGCTAGCGGTGGTCTGTTCTCTCAAACATTATCGAGTATACTTGTTGGGGCTTCAATTCAAGGTGATCACAGACTGTAATGCTTTACGAACAACCCTTACCAAGAGAGATTTGATTCCACGAATTGGGAGATGGTGGTTGTTGACTTCTGAGTTCGACTTTACTGTAGAATACAGACCTGGCAGTAAAATGAGTCACGTTGACGCTTTGAGTAGAAATCCGGTATTAGATCCTTCGGAGCCTTCAGTGGAAGTCTTGCATATTAATGTTAACGATGATGATTGGATTTTAGCTGTTCAAATGAAGGATGCGAGATGCGCATTGTTGaaggaaatattggaaaaatcaccgaCGAACGCTGAAGAGCGTGCCATTCACAAAGAGTACAAACTAAAGGATGGTCGAGTATTCAAACAGACTGAGTCAGGATTAAAATGGGTCGTACCAAAAGCGGTAAGACGCCAGATTTTATTAGCACACCACGATGGAATTGGCCATTTATCGAATGAGAAAACTTTGGCATCTGTGTCGAAATCTTATTGGTTTCCTTCAATGCGGAGGTATGttcataaatatatttctagCTGCTTGGAGTGTCTCTACAATAAGGAAGCCGGAGGAAAGCAGCCAGGATTTTTGAATCCCATACCTAAGAATTCGCAACCATTTGACACATTGCACATGGATCATTTGGGACCATTTGTAAAGAGCAAATCAcataattcttatcttttagcTATTATCGATgcatttactaaatttgtctttCTCAGGGCCGTGCCTAATACTAAGGTGGGCcctgttttatcatttttagctTCTCTTACAGGAATGTTTGGTGTACCTAAACGTATAATAGCCGATCGTGGGGCTTGTTTTTCTAGCAAAAAGTTTAAGACACATTGTACCGatttaaacgttaaattaGTACTAACCGCGACTGCCACACCACGGGCTAATGGCCAGGTGGAGCGATTAAATCGTACGATTTTATCTCAGCTTGCTGCTAGCTCGAGAGAAGAAGAGAAATGGGATGACTTTGTGAGTAGAATTAGTTGGGGTATTAATTCTACGCCGAATTCGACTACGGGCAAAAGTCCATACGAATTGTTGTTGGGGTATACACCTCGACATGCTAATGACTCAATCCTCACCAACGTGGTGACAGAGGGTGTTCATGATGGTGATTTGCCACGGACACGAGCAGACGTTGCTCAGCGTGTCGAAAAGGAACAGCAGAAGCAAAAAGAGCGTTATGACAAGCGACGCTGTGCCCCAAAGAGATTTAATGCAGGTGATCTCGTGTTGGTACGCACCACGCGAGCTTCAAACGAGGGCAAAAGTCGGAAGCTGTTACCTAAATATTCGGGACCGTACCGAATTCAGAAAGTGCTCGACTACGATAGGTACGTCGTGACGGACATGCCGGGGGCGACGCGTTCCCAAAAACGATATGAGGGTGTTCACTCAGTGGACAAATTGAGGCATTACGTTGTCGCCACGACGAGTGGAGACGAAACAATAGGCGATGTCAGTGACGAATGA